Genomic segment of Mauremys mutica isolate MM-2020 ecotype Southern chromosome 22, ASM2049712v1, whole genome shotgun sequence:
TCACGGCCTGGCCACACGCTGTATTGGACACAAGGGTGGCACTGCCAGGCTGCCCTGTCTGGCCGCCCCCAGGTTGACGTCTGTACAGTCCCTTCGGCCTTGTAGGGTTAGTTACTTCACTGAGACGGGGCTGGATTTTCTGAGATGCCTCCCCCAGAGCTGTCCCTCGGCATGCCCCATCTGTCTCTTGTCCTCAGCCCGGGCGCTGTGCCAGCTGGCTTGGGCAGCTCGCTCGGGGTGGGTTTGGTACCCAATGCACTTCATGCCTCCCAGAGCTCAACCCGAGGGTCGACACCCAGGCTCTGCGAATGCTCCAGAGCTATTGGGGACCTCGAGAAATCACTGGGCGAGTCGGGGCGTGGGGAGCTGATCAGCCGTGCCCGCCTGTAACCAGCAGGCTGGGAAGGTGAGAGCTAGGCTGTCCCTTTCCAGAGCCCCTGGGAGCTCGGGCACTGGCAGGAGTCAGGTAGGTGCATGGGCTCCTGCCCCTGTGCAGTCATGGTCTTGCACAGGCGTGTGCTGGGCAATCTCTGAAATTCCTGGGAGCCCTTGGCCtgttagcggggggggggggggcgggaaatgagGCTTCATGCAGAGTCACCTGCCCCAGGAGAAGTGTCGTGCCCCAGCTGTGACTTCTCCCGCCCTGCACATGGCTGTGTTAGCTGGAGGGCAGCAGGGGCCATGTGAGCACAGGGTGTGCTGGCCAGCCAGCTGTCTGTCTTTGCCTTCTAGCCCGTTGGCTTTGTTCCTGTTTTCATGGCATAGGGGCAGAGGGAAGCTCTCCCAGCGACCCACCGGGGCCCTGCTCAGCCACCAACAGCCACCGTTTGGCTTGTAGTGTTTGTCATTTAAGTTCCGAAGATGCTGTCCTCCCCCTCATCTACCTGAGGCATCGCAGCTTCTGCTGGACAAGTCTCTGCTTGGGACAGGCAGGGGGACCTGGAGTGTGGCTAAGCCTGCcgcttaaagcagtggttctcccTGGGAGGAGACCCTCACTGGCCATTAAGGCATCCTGGGTGAAGGTGTCCTGCATCGCAAGAAGGCCCTTTACATAGTGTGTAGCCACTTGGTTGACTGTGCTAGCCAACATGAAATCTAGTGGCCTTTGCTTGGCTGTCTGGAGTCTTCATTGACCCTTCCTCAGCCAGCTGCCTTACCCAGCCGTCCCTGTtttctgggctctgcctgctggcagcagcggtCTCAGCCCACTGCGCATGTTTCACCTCCAGATCGCTTAGTAGTTGGCTAATGTTAGCCAGGTAGACCAAACGTTGACGAAAAAATCTGTTTGCCCATTTCCAACAGCAGTAATTGCACCTTTTTCTCCCTGCTGTTCCCTCTGGCCACCACACTCACCCCATCCTCTCACAAACTAGCCATTGTCCGGCTAGAGGAAAGTAAAGGGCCTGGTTTGTCTTGGGCCTGGTGTGCACACTGAGGCCTGGCACAGGGCATTCACAGCAAACACAACTGGTTGGCCCAGCGAGTGCAGTGAGAAGGTGCCTTTCCCCTGGTCTAGGTCCTATAGCATGTCTGTGTCAGATTCCCAGGACAGGGCCCAGCTGCTTGAGGGGAGGCCATCAGAGGACCCCGACTCCAGCAATACACTGCATGGCTGGATGAGCGTGTTACGGTGACCGTGTGTCTCCAGCCATGGCCCGCTCTGCTGCTTAGCACAGTGCTCCTCTGTCAGCAACACTGAGGGAGCAGATTTTAAATCCTGCATGGGTTCTCCATGTGAGCATTTTAAACGTTACATTGGGGTTAACCGGTTGGGGGTTTTAGTTGTTTTTGCAACAATCCATCACAGACATTGGGAGCTTTTCTTTTTCTAGAgatttggggttttatttttgaaaCAGCAAAGGCCTTTTTGTGCAGCTTTCCAAAATAAAGTCTTTCAAAACCAGACTGGTAGCTGAAGTCTCTCTGTGCGCCAGTTGGCTGCTTGTTAAACTGCTCTGAGCGCTCCAACCGCTCCCCCCAGCAGAAGAGCAAGATAACCAGGCACTCACCAGCAGGCAGGGTGGTGGGGAGCATAGTTTTGACCAACTTAGTCTTCTCAGGGcggcagggcctgattttcaggggtgctgagcacccgcagAGCCAGGGGACATCCCTAGGACTGTGTTCAGGACCTCTGAGGCTCAAACCCAGCCTGCATGGGTGGCTCTGACGGTTAGCAGATGGCAGGCGGGGCACCCCAAGAGGCTAGCAGAGCCATGTCAGTAGGCATGCATCGCTCGCCGTGCAGAGAAAATTGCCATTGGCATGGCTAATTCCTACTTAGAACCACACACAAAACAGCTGGCAGACAGATGGTTAGTTCCCACAGCTGGCTGTTTGCTGCAGCCTTGGTGAGCGGTTGTCCTTCAGACAACAGACAAGCATCGCCCCAAGCGTTTCAGTGCTGAATGCTGACCTAACTTCAGAACTGTAATCGGATGGAGGGATCGGGGTGGGGTTTTGATGTGTATTTTCACTGCTGCTGACTGACCTAAGCCATGGCTTTGTAGGACCGATGAAACGTCAGCCTCGTGTTCCCTGCGCTGGCTCTTTGACCATGTTAGGCATGCCCAGGGCTCTGCAGACATGCCAGAGGATGCTGGGGAATAATGGACGAGGATGAGTAAGCAACCAAGCTTCTTCATcacccaaacaaagaaaaatcagcaACTCAGGCCAAAAAGGGCCATTGGCCGAGGCTGCTTCATTCAAACCAGAGGGTGAAAAATCAAAATTCCCCTAAAGCTCTGTGTTTCCAGCTTCTGAGTGCTTGAACAATGAGGAGTAGCTATGGTTTAAATGTCTGAAGTATCTTTTAAAGATATCAATGCCCCTGCTTTGCTGGACAATCACGTGGCTGCAAAATCAGTCCCGTCTGTTCGCCCAGCGGGGGGAGGACTTGGGTTTTCATTGAGTCATGGATTATAAAGCCAGCAGGAACCACTGTAATCATGTAGCCTGATGTGTATTACACAGGCCATAGGTTTTTCCTGCACTAATTCCTGTGTGAAATAAAGCAGCTCTGTTAGAAACACACTCAGCTTGCCATTACCCTCTTTTCTGTAGCGTTCACTCAAACCATTGGCTGCTTTTCGGCTTGAGTTTTTGTGAGTGCGTCAGACTGAAGATCCAGGATGAGCTAgtcagaatttaaaataaaaaaccctcagcAAACTGCAGTAGAGTCATAAATCTTttaattttgaccaaaaaaaaaaagtacaaaacaGAGGCTAACTTGACTTCCTTCCTGTTTGCAAGGATCTTTACAAAAGCACTTGGTTTTGCTTGTGCAAGATTTATTGAAAGGCTGGGTAATTCCAAGTATGCTACAGGTACGTGCTTGCCAGTTTAGCCTTCTTGGGGGCGGGTGTAACATCGGAGGATGTTCGTAACAACCTTTTCTAGAGAACAGTAGAAAAACCTAGCTCACAATACAATTACGTCATGGGGAGTGAAGCAGAGCACATGCAAAGGTCTGAGAGGAAAGGCGACACTGGGAAATGGAGCAAGCGGTCAATATTTGTGGCTGAAATAAAGCTTCTCCTATAGAGAAATActttgggggggggtctccccaccTCACTCCCTGCATCGCCTTGTGGCTGGGGTTAGGGGTTGTTTAAAAGTTACTATATTAATACCAATGGATTTGGGTTCGGTCCAATTGGCGGCCTTTGCGCTCCGCTGGCTCTATTCACATTGGCTGCAGTTGGGCTCTGGTCAGGAGGGAGCTAAAGACTCAGTTCCTGTGGTGGGgtttgttttctcttctccatGGCTGTCTAACTGATGATCTGCCGGGGCCGCCCGTAGCCTGTCATGCCAGCCTGCGAGGCCCCCTTGTTGCTGCCCATCTGTAAGCCAATCACATTCTTCCCTTCCTTCAGCTGGCTGTCGGAGAAATCCCGTTTGTACTCCTGGGATTTCCTGGAGAGGGAGAGACAATCATTCCAGGCCCCTGCTCTCCTGAGCATCCCATCCCGAAGGGACGCAGCTGATGGGCAGGAGGGGATAGAGCAGGGATGGGATCCCTTTCCCCTACCCGCCCtcacagctgggctctgcacaCCTCTGGGCTTGTGCAGAGATTTTCCCTGGAACTAGAGCTGGCCCAAACTTTTTCACTGGGGAGTCATTCTGACCAAAACAACCGGCTTTTCGTCCGCGTGTTCACGGACAGGTCCCTGCTTCCATTCCGTTTGCGGGAGCGGGAGAAAGGCCTGACACCTTCTACGGAAAATGGATGTTCAAAACCTGACAACTTCCTGGCTTCATGGTGCTTTTTTGTGACAAAACAGAAATTTTGGCCTTGGGAAGTTTCATCAAGGACAGAGCCAATGAAGTTTCCTGCCCCGGATAACTGGCGGTTTGACCAGCTCTGCACACATCCCCTGGCTGGAACGCAGGGGAAAGGCAAGAGACCCTGTGCTACCAGCCCGGAGGCCTGGCACCCATTTTGGAGGGGCTAGCGTTGACCCCACCCCCTACACCTCTGCTCCCGAGGGCCTGCCCCCAGCGGCAGGCGATGCtgaggctgggccgggggggagggacgcTTTGCTGCTTACTTCATAAACCAGGCGGGGTCCCCGCGGTAATGTCCATCGTTCTTCGTGACCGCCAGGCTGCCCAAGGCCATGACTGTTCTCTGCACAGCTGCTATGTCCTTGCCTGCAGAAGGAAGGGTGCGTCATACATGAGTGCCGGAGACCTCTGTGCGCGTGTGATGTGTAACTCCGCACCCGCATGGCGCGCTTCCCTCCACCCACGGAGCTGGGGGAGCCTCGCTCAGTGAGGGGCACAGAGAGGTGCAGCGCAGTGCCGGGGTGCGCCTGGCCCCCAGGAACCTGCTCTCACCACCGCCCCACGGCAGCACCCCCAGACATGTCCTTACATCAGCTTCTGCAGCACGTGGGTTTGTTCTTTGGGATTAGGCTGCAGAGCACGCCTGCGAAGAGGCAAACGTGTTACCTGCTGGCAACATCGAACGTGAGCCACCACTCAGCAAGGGCTTCTCAGTCCTATGCAGTAAGTACGCACCAGTTGCAGCAGGGCCTACCCTAGTTACACTCCCAGTTCTGGGGCGGAGGGGAGGGTCCTACCCCCAAGAATGGGCTCAGGGAGGAAGCCCAGCTCCTAAAGGGAGCACCGCACTTCAGCTCACTCTCTCTTTGGACGTCCCCATCCCTGTCTGTCTCCATCTCATGTTGCTTGGTTTATACTCGGCTTGTGAGCGCCAGGCACAGGGACCAGCTCTTTGTTCTGTGCatgtgtacagcgcctagcgccatGGGGCCCTGCTCAgtggctggggcccctgggggcTACAATACTGTAGATGATTAACTAGTAATGCATGCCTGGATCTGCCCGTCACACGGGCAGGACCAGCTGatgcgcccagccccctccccgcacctTCGAACAGGTCGACTGTCTGGAAGATGTCCGTTTTCACCACACCATAGTCCTCAGCTGCCTTCAGGAACTGGGCCACCTGCTCCATCTGTTTGAAGACCATGGTGGGAGGAGGCTTGGGGATTTTCACCGGCTTTGAGCCTTCTGGGTACAGGCTGTTCACCAGCTCGCTCAGCACCTGCGCGCGAAGGAGAGGGCAGACTCAGCACTGAATGGCCCAGTGCAAAGGGAGCCAGCAGATGGCCTGGCCCCGCCCGGCCCTAGAGAAAAGCCGCACTTACTACGCCatt
This window contains:
- the TAGLN gene encoding transgelin, producing MANKGPSYGLSRDVQSKIEKKYDDELEERLVEWIVAQCGAGVGRPERGRLGFQVWLKNGVVLSELVNSLYPEGSKPVKIPKPPPTMVFKQMEQVAQFLKAAEDYGVVKTDIFQTVDLFEGKDIAAVQRTVMALGSLAVTKNDGHYRGDPAWFMKKSQEYKRDFSDSQLKEGKNVIGLQMGSNKGASQAGMTGYGRPRQIIS